The proteins below come from a single Macaca fascicularis isolate 582-1 chromosome 9, T2T-MFA8v1.1 genomic window:
- the TMEM72 gene encoding transmembrane protein 72 isoform X3: protein MLIVTGLAYFLLSKRKKRKAVPEVLASPEQYTDPSSSAVSTTGSGDTEQTYTFHGALKEGPSSLFIHMKSILKGTKKPSALQPPNTLMELSLEPADSLAKKKQVHFEDNVVRIVPSLAEGLDDGDSEPEEETTSDTTPIIPPPQAPVFLSSLTGTGLF, encoded by the coding sequence ATGCTCATCGTCACCGGCCTGGCCTACTTCCTTCTGAGCAAGCGGAAGAAGAGGAAAGCTGTCCCCGAGGTGCTGGCCTCCCCAGAGCAGTACACAGACCCCTCCAGCAGCGCCGTGAGCACTACCGGctctggggacacagagcaaacCTACACCTTCCATGGAGCCCTCAAGGAGGGGCCCAGCTCCCTCTTCATCCACATGAAGAGTATCCTGAAGGGGACCAAGAAGCCCAGTGCTCTCCAGCCCCCCAACACACTGATGGAGCTGAGCCTGGAGCCAGCCGACTCCCTGGCCAAAAAGAAGCAGGTGCATTTTGAAGACAACGTGGTCCGCATCGTCCCCTCCCTCGCCGAAGGTCTGGATGATGGGGACAGTGAGCCAGAAGAGGAGACCACCTCTGACACGACACCCATCATTccccctccccaggccccagTCTTCCTGTCATCTCTTACAGGCACTGGCCTGTTCTAA
- the TMEM72 gene encoding transmembrane protein 72 isoform X2, which produces MSPPKNPQPGNVLLLKPPWTGSPHRSTASLAWRCQPGSLADRVREKAHWLGCFQKFLAYLLLSVACFLHPVLVWHVTIPGSMLIVTGLAYFLLSKRKKRKAVPEVLASPEQYTDPSSSAVSTTGSGDTEQTYTFHGALKEGPSSLFIHMKSILKGTKKPSALQPPNTLMELSLEPADSLAKKKQVHFEDNVVRIVPSLAEGLDDGDSEPEEETTSDTTPIIPPPQAPVFLSSLTGTGLF; this is translated from the exons ATGTCTCCACCCAAGAACCCGCAACCAGGGAATGTTCTGCTCCTGAAGCCACCGTGGACAGGATCCCCCCACCGAAGTACAGCCAGCCTGGCCTGGAG GTGTCAACCAGGATCCCTGGCAGACAGAGTAAGGGAGAAGGCTCACTGGCTAGGCTGCTTCCAGAAGTTCCTGGCCTACCTGCTGCTGTCGGTGGCCTGCTTCCTCCACCCTGTCCTGGTCTGGCACGTGACCATCCCAG GCTCCATGCTCATCGTCACCGGCCTGGCCTACTTCCTTCTGAGCAAGCGGAAGAAGAGGAAAGCTGTCCCCGAGGTGCTGGCCTCCCCAGAGCAGTACACAGACCCCTCCAGCAGCGCCGTGAGCACTACCGGctctggggacacagagcaaacCTACACCTTCCATGGAGCCCTCAAGGAGGGGCCCAGCTCCCTCTTCATCCACATGAAGAGTATCCTGAAGGGGACCAAGAAGCCCAGTGCTCTCCAGCCCCCCAACACACTGATGGAGCTGAGCCTGGAGCCAGCCGACTCCCTGGCCAAAAAGAAGCAGGTGCATTTTGAAGACAACGTGGTCCGCATCGTCCCCTCCCTCGCCGAAGGTCTGGATGATGGGGACAGTGAGCCAGAAGAGGAGACCACCTCTGACACGACACCCATCATTccccctccccaggccccagTCTTCCTGTCATCTCTTACAGGCACTGGCCTGTTCTAA